In Ferrigenium kumadai, the DNA window CTTGACGGCCTTTTCCAGCACGCGTTGCGGATGACGCTGTTGCAACTTGGTGAAGTTGGTGGTGTACAGGCCGCCCGGATAAGTGGTGTGGCGATGATACAACTTGGCTTCCGCCTTGTTGCCGGTCACGCGCAGCTTGTCCGCGTTGACCACGACGACGAAGTCGCCGGTGTCCACGTGCGGTGTGTAGATTGCCTTGTGCTTGCCACGCAAACGCGCAGCGATTTGGGCAGCCAAACGGCCCAGCACTTGGTCTGCTGCGTCAACCAGAAGCCAGTCGTGCTGGACTTCCTGGGGCTTAGCGGAAAATGTTTTCATAGCCACTATTCCTAAAAATTCAATAAGTAAACCTCGAAGGGCGCGCATTCTATTTCAGCCACCCCGCCACTGTCAAACGCTATTTTGGCCGAACGTAATCTGCCCAATCCAAACAACCCGGACGGAGCCAAGCCAGAAGCGATGTTAAGATGCGCCCCGTTGCCGCACCGGCCCCAATATTATGTCCTGGTTCACCACCAATACCGTCGCCGCCTTCCTGTTGCCGCCGCTGAGCCTGCTGCTCGTGCTCGCGTTGGGTATCTTTTTATTGTACCGCCGCAAAAAGTCCGCCAAGGCCGTACTCCTCACCGCGCTCGCCCTGCTTTGGCTCGCCTCCACGCCTTATGTTGCCGAGAGCGGGCTGCATCTGCTTGAAGAGCGCACTTCCATA includes these proteins:
- the rplM gene encoding 50S ribosomal protein L13, coding for MKTFSAKPQEVQHDWLLVDAADQVLGRLAAQIAARLRGKHKAIYTPHVDTGDFVVVVNADKLRVTGNKAEAKLYHRHTTYPGGLYTTNFTKLQQRHPQRVLEKAVKGMLPKGPLGYAMLRKMKVYAGADHPHAAQQPKPVNLLKA